In the genome of Carya illinoinensis cultivar Pawnee chromosome 13, C.illinoinensisPawnee_v1, whole genome shotgun sequence, the window TGTCAACGATTGAGCATATGAATTTGGTAAGGTTGTATGGATATCTGGAGCATGAAGATGAGAAGATCATTCTGCTTGAATATGTCAGCAATGGGACACTCCGGGATCATCTTGATGGTAAGTCAACCGACTATGATTTCTCTAATTATTAAGTAtaatagcctttttttttttttacttataaaaaaaactatgagGTATAATAGGCAGTATAATCTAAGAAAGCTGAAACAGATGTCAGGTATATACGTGAGCTGTATGTGCTAAATTCCCCTGAAACCAAAGCACAAAACGAAATCCTTGATATTTTGTCCATTCCATAAAGCAGAAGAGCTAGATAATGTATTCTAAGCATATGCTGAGGATTGGAAATAGCAGAAGAAGAGTTCTAAGAATAAGATTGTGctataaataactaaatatttCTTTCATTGTCATTAACTGAGAAGCTTTGTAATGTGGGGAGAGAATTATGAGATCTCAAGTccttccttctctctcctcctcctcagAAAAATAGAAGTTTTTCCTTCACTCTCCATGCCAAAACTACAATCCATTTTCACCTGAAAATTTAGAATCTGCTAGTTGAGTAATTGGTTGGCTCTTAGTTAGGTATGGTTAGAAATCAGAGACCACCTCAATGGTATAGGCTACTTATTTTCTTATAGTAGTAATTGCTTGAAAAGTTTACCTACAAGCAGAAAGAGCGGGTGCTCAATTTAGTAGCTGAATTGATAAcaaggaaaggaaaatgaaaacattAGTCATCTTTCATTGCAGATACCTTGGGAAAAGGACTTGAAATTGCAGAGCGGCTGGAGATTGCAATCGATATTGCTCATGCAGTTACCTACCTTCACAATTACACAGGTATGCAGATGATTTCAGTCAAAAAGATGTCTAAATGAGTGTAGTAATATTACTCTGCATGAAGTTCAAATGCATGGACTTTAATGCACCGATCCAAATGGCTAAATTAGAAGTTTTCCTCGTGTGTTCTGGAAGTTAAAAAGTCATTTAAAGGCACAATGTATGCCAGTGTTGATAAGTGAACTCCTTAATGGCAAAACTCTGTGTCACCATTTTCTTATTGGAAAAATCATTTGGAGATGTATAACTCTTTTTGTGTATTTAACAGATCATCCAATAATCCACAGAGACATAAAGGCATCAAACATTCTCATAACAGAGAAACTGCGTGCAAAAGTGGCAGACTTTGGGTTTGCACGATTGGGCTCACTAGACCCTGACGCAACTCATGTTTCAACTCAAGTCAAAGGAACGGCAGGCTACTTGGATCCTGACTACCTCAGGACGAATCAACTCACCGAAAAGAGTGATGTTTACTCCTTTGGCGTGTTGCTTGTAGAACTGATGACTGGAAGAAAACCCATTGAAACGAAGAGATCACTCAGTGAGCGGGTAACAATAAGATGGGTATGTATTCTTATATCTGGTAACGGTATAAAGGCATTAACCTGGTAACATTCTGAATTAGCctcattggagtaagattaccTAATCTGTTTGAAGTAAACAATGAATTAGTTATTACTCAACTTTAGCTTTAAACACCATGCAAATCCATGTCTGGTCATTAACATTTTAAGCGTTAAACATAGTTCAATTCAGATGATAAAATCTTCCAATTCAGTTATAAGTTGAGAACCTGACATTATTCTATTTCCCATTTCATTTCACCTGTGCATAATCAGCAGTACAAGTGGTCTGTGCTTTTGGTGTTTCCCATTGATTCATATATTGCACATCTACATTGGTTAAGTAAGAATTGATTTCAATCCTAAAATACCGGCATTTGCACATAAGTGACTAAAAATAAAGTATATGTAATCAATCTAGACGCATATAACAATTTTGATCCTCTTTTGGGAAGCTGAAAATTGGGCCTAAAATCATAGCGCTAGAAGGATGTATGAGTCAGATAGACCACTGCTCAAGCAATCAAAATGGCTTGTGGATTCCATCCATGTGGAAGATGATGATTGATGGATTATTTTATATCGTGACTATACCAAGTCCAATTCCCTCTTCCAAGTCTAGAGAATACTCCTAGGCAAATCTAAATCCAAGCCAGACCATATCAAATCCAGGATATTATTTGAAATTGTCTGAGCTACCTGGGAAAATACTTTAATTGTCCTTTTAACTTATATTATCACCATGACAAGATCAAACTTTCCAGTCACATTTTTTTTAGACATTTCACGTGAAACTGGAGTCACACCATTCCAGCCACACCATTTTACACCTTGTTCTGGTATTGCATATAAGACAGTCATCACATAAACTCATCATAGTTGCCATGACCAGTCACATTTTCCTCTTCATATGGTCCGTTCCCTTGTATCAGAGACAAGTATCACTATGGTGTCACCCTAACATTGTTGAGAATGGATTAGCTAGTTGTCAAATAAAAGCTGAGTATGTACTTGATTTTGATAACTAATAtccaagatgaaaataaatgataaGGGATTcaggttaaaaaaaatattcaagaaaTCAGTGTACAGAGAGGAAGTAGAACAATGTAGGACTTGAGCAAAGTCTAAATCCTTCTTTCTCAGCCATTTAGAACGGAACAAACTCCTAATGTTACCCCAGCATCCACTACCTTTATTCATTTCATCTTGCAtgtcttcactatttacaccaaTAGATAACTTTTAGCACAGTTATTTTGAACCCAAATAACATAACCGAATAAGTATGCAACTTGTTTTGAAGCAAAAAATGAAAGGGGTCTCATGGTAATTAATAAAGGGATTAGGCTTTCAtagcattgttttttttttttttaacggaaTTCTATTGTTATAATAACTGAAAGAGtggattttcttttcaaactttGCAAATTAGCGTCGCCTCGTAGGTATCTTGATGGTTATGTGACATTATACATTTCAGTGAAGTCCCCAGAGTCCAATCAATAAATTGGCAAGACAGATGAAAACATCTTTTGTATGCAGGCGATAAAGAAACTGAACGAAGGAGAGGCAGTAATTGCCATGGATCAAAGGCTGCAAAGGAGCCCAGAATCAGTCGTGGCAGTGGAGAAGGTACTCAAACTAGCTCACCTATGCCTTGCACCTTCGAGAAAATCAAGACCTTTCATGAAACAATGTGTCGAGGTATTATGGAATATCAGAAAAGATTTGAGAGAAAGATCCAATTCTCATTCTCTCCCTCCTAGTTCTCCTCAATCTGCAAACTTTCCCGAGAGAGATGCTAAGCAGAGTTTACAAATGTCTTTTGGTGTTGAAGATGGTGACAGCTACAAATTTATATCTGCATGATTGAGAGGCAAGCCGATTTTAAGAGAAACGTCATTATTTCATctctgtaatttttttcttaatgtagaAATACAAAATGAAATATTCCTACGTTATAATTCTTATAAGTTTGTGCTTATTCTTTTGAAATCTAAGAAGACAAGTAGATAACGAGTTGTTTGTGTTTTTAGTAAATATAATCTAAGAAACCCCCAGAATGCAGCCCAAAAAGCACAATACACACATCTTCTAtgctaaacaaaaaaaattgcagaTCTGTCACATAGTTGCTACCCAGTCATATGTATTTCCAAACCATGCGGCTGGACAGCCACTAAAATCAGAAACTAAGTACGGGTACCGAACAGCTTGAGCAATGTTGGCCAGCCACTTTGTGTAATTACAGAAGATGTTGATCCATTTGTTAGATGATTCAGCCTCGTGATATCAAAGAGACATTATGAACCATAAGCTAAAATCTTTTACATGTAATCCATTTCTCATTATGATATGAAAATTCAACTTAACATCCAAAAATTCTATTCAAGTTCATAAGGTTTGCACTCTTTCAAAACCAATAGTTAAGTATTAAGAATCTAAAACAAGTATATGGGGTTAtggataaattttaaattggtCTTTCTACTGGAATTTTGTTATTGTACtcgaaaaaaatatttatatgaccAATTAGAAGATAACAAGTGGTATTAATCACTACAAATGGCCACCCATGGTGCGACAGACGATAGCAACCCTGTGGGTGGCTTGTATCCGCCACCAGGTGTCCAATGGTGGTAAGccagtttttaatattttttaattagaaaaaatctatttatcaccGTTTGTTTATCATCCTTTCATCATCTCATTATGTGGCATtagatgataaatttataagtaaaatataataaataatctttaatcatctaatatcacgtcatgagataaaaattacgATAATGAgtatcattactctttttaactaatttatttttttataataaaataatatgtttttaacttaaaattaaatagctTGATGAATAGTTTTGAATGTTTGGAATGAATTTTTGGTCTCGAAatctgatttctttttttttatcttagttACCGTTTGGATAGTGTGTTAGAATtgaagttaaaagttaaataaaatattattagaatattattttttaatatttttattgttttaaaaattaaaaaagttaaattatttattatattttgtgtaaaaattttaaaaaattataataataagatgagatgaaatattttttatcatccaaacaaaattttaatgttATGGTTGTTGTAATGAGTTGTTTATTGGAGAATCTCATCCCTTTTTATGTATCTCACTTtccattttttaatgaaatatttgtttgctttttaactataaatagaaaaatttatgCTGTAGATGAATTTCAATCTTTGCCAAACATGAGATTAAAtttgtgtttggatagtgaaataatttcagatattatataaatagtaataaaaaaatatttaatataaaataattaaaaatagaaataaaataaatgaataagtaTGGGGAGCAGCCCCTGTTTGGGAGCAGCCGAGGCACACCACACGTGGCATGGGCGAAATGACCAAACTCTCCCATAGGACGTTCCCTCCCTCAGTTGAAGCaaacatttcattttgaaaaatgtagcTCGAGCTCCGTAGCTCCGTTCGCTCCTTCGTTCCGTAATGTTCTTCAACCCAATGTAACCGGAGCTCCGTTCCCTTCCTCGTTTCGTGATTCTGAAACCCAAACTCTCCCCGTCGACCTCTTCGAGCTCAGACCTCGACCTCAATCCTCCCCACCACGACCTCCCGAGGAGATCAATCCAAGCCTTGGGTCCGTAACTCCACCAACGCAAAGCCCCTCTGTGACACGATCTGGGTAAGCATGCTTATCTTTTTGCTTTCCTTGTGTCACTCCCTTGGATTCCTGCTGTAGTGTCTCTGTGAAGGAAAAGTTGGTCGGGTTGGGTTGGAATCCGTTCGCACTCTGGGTCGGTGCGTTTGGGTCGGACCTGTTCAGAAGTTTTGGAGTCTGGGTTTTAGAGCAACTCAGTAGAAGGTATTTTGAAGGGTTTTGGTAAGTTGGGTCGTCTCAGTGTAAGCTTAGCTTTTGGCTTGTAGGTTTAGTTTTCGAGTAGTTGATGTAAATGTTCGCTTCTGGGTGTTCTTCGTCTGTATTGCTTTTTATTGTTACTATTTTTATTCAAGTAGTCTAATTGTCTGGTTTGATTAAACTTCTCTCTTTTTGACCGTTGTTGCACTAGTGTTGCATGGGTACTTGGAGGCGATGGTGCTTTTGCTATAGCTTAAACTAATGGAAATTTGTATGTGTATGATAAGGCAAGCCTTGGACTTTCATGATTCAATGTGTTGTAGATAGTAagttaagtatgttttaatgaaattttgttttgcACAGAGTAATAGAGGAGAATATTTTGACAAGAGAACCAAGATTGGAAGAGGAAGAATAATGTATTGTTGCATGAGTATCAAGCTCAGAATAATGTATTCATGATTCAAGCtcagaaaaagaagatgaagtaaGAGAAACAAATGTTCACAAGGTTGAGGTCGAACTTGAAAAGCAGAGGGTTATGTACATGAATATGGTTGTTTTTGTATTGGGTTGTATCTATTGTAATTTCTCTAGTTGGTTTGAATCAAATATGTAAATAGCTGGAAGCATAGTGTCAAAatcaattatgtaatttttctcGTTGGTTCGGATCAATAGACGGAAGCATCATGTCAAAATCACTTTAACATTTGTATTGAAAAAGCCTTTGGTCTTGATGTGAGTTTCTGCCTGAATTTCGCTTGCACAAGATATTAATACTTTTCCATCTAAAATGGTTCCtatttatctaaaaaatcaGCTAGCATGACTGTATGCATTTCTCTTGTTCATCAGGCCATCCTCACATAAAGAGAACTAAAGATTTGTGAAATGAAGGAATAATATTCACTAACTTCTTCCAAGTCATCAAAGCCAAAATGGAAATGGATGCCACGGTTAGcagtttaaaaaacaaaatccaacaaaagaaagaagaaaagaacttGTAAAAGTAAAACAATATCATGGCTATTGATGGGCAATATTTTCATGCTAAAATTGTACAATTCAGCTAGTTGTATTCATACTTTCAAGATGAAATGTTCCAAGGTGGATTTGGAGATCTTAACTCTTAGATACAACATTCTTCAAACTACAAAGTGTAAATTTACAACCACAATTTGATAAAAACTACAAATTTCTATATTCTTCCAgcttcaaattacaaattaCACTTTCTACAAACTACTCCACAACCAAATTTTGGAGTGCTGCCTTAACAATTACATTACAATTCCTACAGTGCTGCCTTAACACTCGAGATTGCTGCCAACTGGAAGGGTCTCCAAGTCAAATCAACACTAGAGCAAAAGACTGGCCTAAGAACTTGAGCTCCCTTCAAATGGGTTTGAAGCTTCCATTCTGTAAGATAAGGAAACCTGTACCCTTAACATTAGAACTCTACAATAGAATGGATATTGGAATGGATATTGAGCTGTACAATAGAACTCTACATTCAGCTCTGTATTATAGTAtgaaatatatacaaatatttacAAAAGCCATCATTCTAAAATCAACAATTCTTCAGTTCATAAGCTCCTCTTCAAAAATCAGATGAACATAGTGGCAGAACATTAAATCTGCCCGGCTCCAAGGCAGCATATAATGCATTCCGAGTGAATCATCAACCCAACAATGAACTCTTCCCATCAAATTGTCAATGCGTTTATCTGTGGTAAAATCTTTTGAGAAAACCCAAAACTAAAGTCAATAAATAGTGAATAGCAGAACATCAACCCAAACCACCAATAGAATTTGCAAGCTAAGGCTGGTGACCAATACAGTAGTTCTCTTACCACCAACTAcacttttgagaaattttaaaaggTAAAAAAGAGCAACATGGACATACTTCCTATTTTCCATGTATTGACTAATAGAGAGGTATGCATGGATTATTCATCCCAAGTGGCCTTATCTATGGATGCTTAGCTCAAAACTGAAAATGCTTCCCACGTTACATATGGACAAGATAAAGTGAGCTAATTTTTTAAACCACGCGTGCTTTAACCAGCAACCTAGAAACATAGAACTAATTATTCTTATGAGAAGAAAGCAAGCATAGTCTatgattaaacaaaaaaaaaaaacatcaacaattattaagttttttccatattttgtaCCACTTCATATGTCTCCAGGTGGTAGCTCATATCAGGTTATGCATTTTTGACAAAATTGATTCAATAAATTACCAGAACTGAAATTTAgccaaaaaaaatttcagatcATATCACTTGATGTCTTataatacccaaaaaaaattaacaatttagCCTTCCTCTTATTTGGGAGTTAAGTGCCATTTTGAAATAGAATTAATGAGGAAGGCAATTGTGGTAAATCAATACACGATAAGGTTGATGCTTAGCTGCTCTGGAAAGACATACGGTACAGAGATGATGGTAtcatataggaaaaaaaatatgaatgcaATTAAGATGGTGGTCCAACCCACATCCATGCAACAATTGCAACAATATATGGTTCCATGCAACAATTGCAACAATATAGCTGCAAAAACTACCATTCAGAGCATCTGTACTCCCCAGAGCAACTTATAACCCCTATGAAAGTATCTGGTGTACAGGTATATGTGAATCAAAGGTCTTTGGGGATGAACTTCTCAAGGCATCAGTTATATTCATGCACACAGCCAAGAACTGAAATGGATCTTCGACCTTCAACAAATATAGCTGCCTTCAAGTGGCCTGTCTGCAGAATCAAATATTTCATCTAAATGGTTCTTGGTAAATGCTATTCGACcctaatgggacaatatttttttttcaatacagataataaaaataaaaaataaaaagcaatgtATGACCGAGCCGCTTGAAAACAGAGGACGAAACCAGACGTCAAAGACTCGAAAGCCATGCAACATTGTTGTTTAACCATGCCCTAATCCACAAAGTTTATCTTACAAAACCCAAAACTCATCTCTGTATACACAAGATAAACATAACCATATGGGAGTATAAAACggtctgaaatttttttaccaAAGTATCAGCAGAGGTGGTGCCGGCGAGGGAGGGGGTCTTCGTAGATAGTGTAAAACTGACCGTGtgctctgttttttcttctccCAAGGACCGGCAGCTGTGTGCCGACGAAGTACTGTGCTCGATGTTTCTGGGCGGAGAGACGGCGTCGCCGGTGGTGCTGGGCGGAGGAACCTGTCACGCTGGCGACGAACGGCACCTTTCGCGGGAtgattttgaaatgaaaaaccAAACCGAGGACCCCATTTCAAAAATGCacgttttcaattttttgtaaaaataaaaatattcgaATGACACGTATGGTGTGCAGGTGTGCTCCTGCTACAGTTGTGGCTCCATAGTATTACTAGACTTCAAACTTTACTGGCAGCAAAacttttgaaggaaaaaaaaaaaaaaacagagaaaaatgaTCCAAACACCGGGCGACAGCGTGCCACTTCCACCACCCCTTTCTCCGTCCCATGACCCATCACCCCTTGGCTTCATTCCCATGTGATCGTCACGTTCAATTCAatcttttcttccttctcttttcaCAGTCTCTCTGTCTCTTCCCCTTTAATATCAATCAGCATTCAGCAGAACCTCgcatattctctctctctctctctctcgggctATACGTGAAAAGAAGAAATATCTTTACCTTCAAGTTGCCTCTACTCGGATATTTTTCAGTTTATCAATCCCTTCCTACCTCTCTGTCTCTTTCTCTCCGTGCTTGCATTTTGGACCTCTTGTTCGCAACTGCAAGCTCTACTAGGCTCAGtcctttgatttcttttttaagtttttttacaGATTATATTAGCGAGTGTCAGACATGGCAGCTTCCACAGAAGCTAATGCTGCTTATGGCGTTTCTGCTAAAGTCCCCGCTATTGCGCACCCACTGGCCGAGGAACCAGCGGAGATCGCATCGAATATCAATTACCACGCGCAGTTCAGCCCTCATTTCTCTCCTTTCAAGTTCGAGCCTGAGCAAGCGTACTATGCGACTGCTGACAGCGTTCGCGATCGTCTTGTACAAGTAAGATTTTTTAGCAtgtttagaaagttttaatatCTTGCTAATTTCCCGaattgcattcctctttttcGTGTACATATTAAAGATTTTATACGTGTAATTTGGAGCTCACTTTTGTGATAGTGTGTGGACTACATCTTTTGGAGGTGCTACCTCTGTTGTTGatgttaaattttattcttatacGTAAAATCGGCTAAAAGGCTTGACTTTATAGATGATTTCAACATAAATACAAGACAGGACGTTTCAAAGCAGACTCATTTGTTGATATTTCTACATGATGCTTTTAGTCCAGTTTGTAATGTTTGACTGTAGTTGTATGTAATTTGTTTCAATTAAATTAGCACCATGTGGTTGCACAATGTAATTGTTTAGAATTTCTGTTCGGAGAAGTTATGATCTACGCAATGTAAGATTCTTATGTAACctagaaaatttgagaaatcatCGCTTGGTTCTATTTTTGTGTTAATGGAATGCTTTTAAGTAAGAAATGATGTTATATTGTTATTAGGATAATACCATCAAAGTGTATATGGAAGAAATGAAGGAATTTGCGTATGGTTTTGAGTTTAATGATATGGTTACATTTATTCTTAGTACCAAGTGTTGGGCTACTTGTATTCGGTTATGCACAAAAGCTGGACTAATGGTGTTACTGTTGATTGCTTGTGCAGCAATGGAATGAGACCTATCACCATTTTCACAATGTTGATCCCAAACAAACATACTACTTATCAATGGAGTATCTTCAAGGACGAGCTTTGACTAATGCTATTGGGAATCTGGACATTCAAGATGCATATGGCGATGCTTTGAAAAAGTTGGGACATGAACTGGAGGAAATAGCGGAGCAGGtagttctcttttttctcttgttaCTAAGCTCTCATTGGCAAAAGAACATGTAAGACTTGTTTTTTGCAGCCTCTGTCTATGTTCTCTCCATTTAACAGATTGGGGAATTTTACACTCTCTTAACTGTCAATACCTATAGCAAGCATTCCACAAAATTTTAAGTGGTTAAATGAGATATGACTGGTCTTTTCAGGTTTTGGATAATCCTGGGCTCAAAAAATCAGTGGGAATGTAATCCCTTTTTAATACTTTCTTCTGAAGATTGAGTCCTTAGCATTCCACCTAATTAAAACGGTTTCCTCCTAACAGTGTGGGGAGAGGAATGAGATTGAAATGGTCCCACTTTTCACAAGCAGGAAGTGACCTTAATACTTTGTGGTTGAGAGCCATCAATAATCATAGTGCCTCATCCCAATTATACGGGCTTCCAAAACATAAATCTGATTTCACTTCATGGGTTTTATGCAGTTTATATCAGTAGGTTTATGGTCATTAGAAATTCATCTTTGTAGGAGAAAGATGCAGCTCTAGGAAACGGTGGTCTTGGAAGGCTTGCTTCATGCTTTCTAGATTCAATGGCAACATTAAATTTGCCTGCATGGGGGTATGGTTTGAGGTACAAATATGGGCTGTTCAAGCAGCAGATCACTAAGGAGGGCCAAGAAGAAATTGCTGAGGATTGGCTCGAGGTGTTTATTTCTCACGAAAATTCTGTCACATATTTCATAATTCATGGAATGCTCTTCACACTTTTTGTGGAAATTATGCAGAAATTTAGTCCTTGGGAAGTTGTTAGGCATGACGTGGTATATCCTGTCAGATTCTTTGGCCGTGTTGAGGTTAATCCTAATGGATCGTAAGTTTtaattgcataattaattcatatttttatatattttactctatATGATGTTTTGTGTGACCGATAAAACATGAACATTTAAGGATTGCTTTCCTTTTGAAGTTCGTATGCAACTTGGTTGCTCTTAAAATAAACAAGTTCACCGAAGATGCTTCTCCGTAAATTACAGCCGAAAATGGGTTGATGGAGAGGTGGTGCAAGCTCTAGCTTATGATGTGCCAATTCCAGGATACAAAACCAAGAATACTATTAGTCTTCGTATCTGGGAAGCAAAGGCTTGTGCTGGGGATTTCAACCTATTCCAGTTTAATGACGGACAGTATGAAGCTGCTGCACAGCTTCATTCTCATGCTCAACAGGTTGGTCATCAATTCTGACATTTATTGTAATGGATTAGTACTAAGTTCTTCATTTGCAGATTTGTGCTGTTCTTTATCCTGGGGATGCCACAGAAAATGGAAAGCTTTTGCGGCTGAAGCAGCAGTTCTTTCTCTGTAGTGCATCACTTCAGGTTTTCTAATTCcttctttatttcattctttcttctgaTCACTCTGACTTTTCTCATTGT includes:
- the LOC122291953 gene encoding calmodulin-binding receptor-like cytoplasmic kinase 2, which translates into the protein MKNAPSPRNFPSRQRQENFILRDGPAGNSASNGTRSALKYIKVAAKKVAGAFAVVLFWRKKVNPKDHIADSSKNTVRTRRNSVSTDPSSASSAKSSSMFKSYSSGFSSGVSTGQVGNFSIEEIYKATENFSPSNIIGEGGFGTVYKGRLRDGTLVAIKRAKKNKHESHLEFKNEMLTLSTIEHMNLVRLYGYLEHEDEKIILLEYVSNGTLRDHLDDTLGKGLEIAERLEIAIDIAHAVTYLHNYTDHPIIHRDIKASNILITEKLRAKVADFGFARLGSLDPDATHVSTQVKGTAGYLDPDYLRTNQLTEKSDVYSFGVLLVELMTGRKPIETKRSLSERVTIRWAIKKLNEGEAVIAMDQRLQRSPESVVAVEKVLKLAHLCLAPSRKSRPFMKQCVEVLWNIRKDLRERSNSHSLPPSSPQSANFPERDAKQSLQMSFGVEDGDSYKFISA